Proteins encoded together in one Dermacentor variabilis isolate Ectoservices chromosome 2, ASM5094787v1, whole genome shotgun sequence window:
- the LOC142571200 gene encoding uncharacterized protein LOC142571200, giving the protein MSAIWSLFWLAVLLYLAYWVAFLCAFWYIVLLTFVPCVPALKRVTDGLHKGVRMPYICSDNMLNGRNITDGVHLMLS; this is encoded by the coding sequence ATGTCGGCCATCTGGAGCCTCTTCTGGCTCGCCGTGCTGCTCTACCTGGCCTACTGGGTGGCCTTCTTGTGCGCCTTTTGGTACATCGTCCTGCTGACGTTCGTGCCGTGCGTGCCGGCGCTCAAGCGGGTCACCGACGGCCTGCACAAGGGCGTGCGCATGCCCTACATCTGTTCCGACAACATGCTGAATGGCCGCAACATCACGGACGGAGTCCACCTCATGCTCAGCTAG